The following coding sequences lie in one Thalassoglobus polymorphus genomic window:
- the ispE gene encoding 4-(cytidine 5'-diphospho)-2-C-methyl-D-erythritol kinase, protein MRTRRDNSSLIVQVPAKINLSLRILGRRDDGFHDLETLMVSVRMYDSIRFDLQESPLVQLTSTSLLPNEKPLPNDDRNLIIQAAQLLQRTTETRSGAIIHLNKRIPSEAGMGGGSSDAAATLVALNQLWELNLSQEKLHQLAASLGSDLNFFLDSNVAAICTGRGEIVTPVRVKRPLHFVIVKPQSGLSTADVFKHWTAHSSPETPHHDEIVQALESGGLSQISWLVTNSLQGSARNLSREIEKSLELLDQHDIVVSGMTGSGSACFGLCRSRKSANRVARKIQSLGVMESWAVTSGV, encoded by the coding sequence ATGCGAACCCGTAGAGACAATTCCTCTTTGATTGTACAAGTTCCCGCGAAGATCAATCTCTCTTTACGTATTCTAGGTCGTCGAGATGATGGGTTTCACGATCTCGAAACCTTGATGGTCTCTGTTCGGATGTACGATTCGATTCGGTTCGATCTTCAGGAGTCACCGCTCGTTCAGCTGACTTCGACTTCTCTTCTGCCCAATGAAAAGCCGCTTCCGAATGATGATCGCAATCTGATTATCCAGGCTGCCCAGTTACTTCAAAGAACAACAGAAACTCGCTCTGGAGCAATCATCCATCTGAACAAGCGGATTCCAAGTGAAGCAGGAATGGGGGGCGGTTCGAGCGATGCAGCGGCGACGTTGGTCGCGTTGAATCAGCTCTGGGAGCTGAACCTCAGCCAGGAAAAACTTCATCAATTGGCGGCGAGCCTCGGAAGCGATTTAAACTTCTTTCTGGATTCAAACGTCGCTGCGATTTGCACCGGTCGCGGAGAAATTGTCACACCAGTGCGTGTGAAGCGTCCGTTGCACTTTGTGATTGTCAAACCTCAGTCTGGTCTTTCCACAGCCGACGTGTTCAAACATTGGACAGCACACTCCTCACCGGAAACTCCTCATCACGATGAGATTGTGCAGGCTCTTGAATCGGGGGGGCTGAGTCAGATTTCCTGGCTCGTTACGAATTCACTTCAGGGGTCAGCCCGAAATTTAAGTCGTGAGATCGAGAAATCTTTGGAGCTTCTTGATCAACATGATATCGTTGTTAGTGGAATGACCGGAAGTGGCTCTGCCTGTTTTGGGTTGTGTCGTTCGCGAAAATCGGCAAACCGTGTCGCCAGGAAAATACAAAGCCTGGGAGTCATGGAAAGTTGGGCAGTGACATCGGGAGTCTAG
- a CDS encoding ParA family protein, giving the protein MRIIAVMNQKGGVGKTTTSVNLAAGLAQHGQRVCLIDLDPQAHSSIHLGVEVQGGTNSVYQVFAGAKGFIDVAQLVAENLWLAPADIDLAATELELVDAPGREFVLKQALTQAGVDQKFDYIVMDCPPSLGVLTINALTSATEVFIPLQPHFFALQGLSKLFETTALVTRRLNRELRVSGIVLCLYDTGTRLASDVTDDLMMFLEQSDPQAPWADATVFNTKIRRNIKLAEAPSHGTSIFQYSPSSSGAQDYQNLVLEVISAQRQQLLDEQRKAA; this is encoded by the coding sequence ATGCGGATCATCGCTGTTATGAATCAAAAAGGTGGAGTTGGAAAAACCACCACCAGTGTCAACCTTGCTGCCGGCCTTGCCCAACATGGCCAGCGCGTCTGCTTGATTGACCTGGACCCACAGGCTCACTCATCGATTCACCTCGGTGTCGAAGTCCAGGGTGGAACGAATTCGGTCTACCAGGTCTTCGCAGGCGCAAAGGGGTTCATCGATGTGGCCCAACTTGTCGCCGAAAATCTTTGGCTCGCACCAGCGGACATCGATCTGGCGGCAACAGAACTGGAACTCGTCGACGCCCCCGGAAGAGAATTTGTCCTGAAGCAAGCACTCACTCAGGCCGGAGTCGATCAAAAATTTGATTACATCGTGATGGACTGTCCTCCATCGCTGGGCGTTTTGACAATCAACGCACTCACTTCCGCAACTGAAGTTTTCATCCCGTTGCAGCCACACTTTTTTGCACTTCAGGGTTTATCCAAACTCTTTGAGACGACAGCACTGGTCACGCGGCGACTCAATCGCGAGTTGCGAGTTTCCGGAATCGTACTCTGTCTGTACGACACCGGAACCCGTCTGGCGAGCGATGTGACTGACGATCTGATGATGTTTCTTGAGCAAAGCGACCCGCAGGCACCTTGGGCAGACGCAACGGTCTTTAACACAAAGATCCGCAGAAACATCAAGCTGGCAGAAGCCCCCAGCCACGGCACTTCGATATTCCAGTATTCTCCATCATCCTCCGGAGCACAGGATTACCAGAATCTCGTCTTAGAAGTCATCTCTGCCCAAAGGCAACAACTTCTGGACGAACAACGCAAGGCTGCATAG
- a CDS encoding SpoVG family protein, with amino-acid sequence MDITEVRIKLMECDHEERLLGFCSITFENAFVIRDLKIIRGGKGPFVAMPSRKLTDRCNGCGFKNQLRAAYCNACGAALDDDRSHKQADGKAKLYADIAHPINSECRDLIQERVLKAFEKELILAEQSGYVCRYEDYGENESKQNAVAQSGNNMRLDKAQAGKKPHISHESNRVSAKKVDEFGSGLF; translated from the coding sequence ATGGACATCACGGAAGTTCGCATCAAATTGATGGAATGTGACCATGAAGAACGTTTACTCGGATTCTGTTCGATCACATTTGAAAATGCCTTTGTGATTCGGGATCTCAAAATCATCCGTGGCGGGAAGGGGCCATTTGTTGCGATGCCGAGTCGGAAGTTGACTGACCGTTGCAACGGTTGCGGTTTCAAGAATCAACTCCGCGCTGCGTACTGTAATGCTTGCGGGGCTGCGCTTGATGATGACCGATCACACAAGCAGGCAGATGGAAAGGCCAAACTGTACGCCGATATCGCTCACCCAATCAACTCGGAGTGCCGGGACTTGATTCAGGAGCGGGTACTGAAGGCATTTGAAAAGGAACTGATTCTCGCTGAGCAGTCAGGTTACGTTTGCCGGTATGAAGACTACGGCGAAAACGAATCGAAGCAGAACGCAGTGGCTCAATCCGGAAACAACATGCGTCTCGATAAGGCTCAAGCAGGGAAAAAACCGCACATCTCACACGAGTCGAATCGCGTATCCGCGAAAAAAGTTGACGAATTTGGTTCCGGACTCTTTTGA